In the Oxobacter pfennigii genome, one interval contains:
- a CDS encoding YmaF family protein, translating to MSDYSKHEHYMNGNAEFFCDHGHKIKDLETQKPLFNGDSYNHIHFFEGETSKSEHHRHKICYYTGPAIPAACGYGHYHYFYGVTSIDDDHSHYYRGITDIEDNE from the coding sequence ATGTCAGATTACAGCAAGCATGAGCATTATATGAATGGGAACGCGGAATTTTTTTGTGACCATGGACATAAAATTAAGGATTTAGAAACTCAAAAGCCCCTGTTCAACGGGGATTCATATAATCATATACATTTCTTTGAAGGGGAGACTTCCAAAAGTGAGCATCACAGACACAAGATATGCTATTATACCGGGCCGGCAATTCCCGCGGCCTGCGGCTACGGCCACTATCATTATTTTTATGGCGTCACTTCCATAGATGATGACCACTCCCATTACTACAGAGGCATAACGGATATTGAAGATAATGAGTAA
- a CDS encoding radical SAM protein — MEIPELLSQCKLCPRKCNTDRLKGNLGYCRAGADIKAAKAMLHKWEEPIISGGNGSGAVFFSGCNLSCVFCQNFDISQQDKGKIITSEQLADIFLKLQSQGADNINLVSPVQYMPQIVKSLELSKSNGLLIPVIYNSNGYENKDMLKYLDGLVDVYLPDIKYYSDKYAIKYSNAPNYFHHASQGLLEMYRQVGSPEFSGDLIKRGLMIRHLLLPGQLSESRIILDWIADNLPHDIYISLMCQYVPMHRAGEFPEINKKVSQKSYDWLVDYCLSLGLVNGFIQDMDSADNIYTPEFDFEGI; from the coding sequence ATGGAAATACCAGAGCTATTATCACAATGTAAATTATGTCCCAGGAAATGTAATACTGACAGATTAAAAGGAAACTTAGGATATTGCAGAGCAGGGGCGGATATTAAAGCAGCAAAGGCCATGCTGCATAAATGGGAAGAACCCATTATAAGCGGCGGCAATGGTTCGGGAGCTGTCTTTTTTTCCGGCTGCAATCTTTCCTGTGTATTTTGCCAAAATTTCGATATAAGCCAGCAGGATAAGGGTAAGATTATCACTTCAGAACAATTGGCAGATATATTTTTAAAGCTTCAAAGCCAGGGGGCTGACAATATAAATTTAGTATCTCCCGTACAATATATGCCACAGATAGTTAAAAGCCTTGAACTTTCCAAGAGCAATGGCCTTTTAATCCCTGTAATATACAATTCCAACGGCTATGAAAACAAGGATATGCTTAAATATCTTGATGGCCTTGTAGATGTGTACCTTCCGGATATTAAATATTATTCGGATAAATATGCAATCAAATATTCCAATGCTCCCAACTATTTTCACCATGCCTCCCAAGGACTTCTCGAAATGTACAGGCAGGTAGGGAGTCCGGAATTCAGCGGAGACCTCATAAAAAGAGGCCTTATGATACGCCATTTGCTTCTCCCGGGACAGCTTTCAGAATCCAGAATAATCCTTGACTGGATTGCAGATAATTTGCCCCATGATATTTATATAAGCTTGATGTGCCAGTATGTGCCCATGCACAGAGCCGGTGAGTTTCCCGAAATAAATAAAAAGGTCTCTCAAAAATCCTATGACTGGCTTGTTGATTATTGCCTTTCATTAGGCTTAGTCAACGGTTTTATACAGGATATGGACTCGGCCGATAATATATATACGCCGGAATTTGATTTTGAAGGAATATGA
- a CDS encoding site-2 protease family protein has translation MFDNAYLMDRLLSGILTLPAILIGLTFHEFAHAYWANKFGDPTPERQGRLTLNPFAHIDLWGLLMFLFAGFGWAKPVQTSPSHYQGDIRKKDIIVSAAGPFANLFVAVVFAAMIWLFNMMVIEDALNSLNTSILYIILYRIVWINCILFIFNLIPIPPLDGFHILSNLLPYHVFRFVYTAEKYGYIILMIFILSPFSDLIIGNGASAIYGAIMSLLKLT, from the coding sequence ATGTTTGATAATGCTTATTTAATGGATAGACTGCTAAGCGGGATACTGACCCTGCCGGCTATACTCATAGGCTTGACCTTTCATGAGTTCGCCCATGCATACTGGGCTAATAAATTCGGGGACCCTACTCCCGAAAGGCAAGGAAGGCTTACATTGAACCCCTTTGCTCATATAGATTTATGGGGGCTTTTAATGTTTTTGTTTGCCGGATTCGGGTGGGCAAAGCCGGTTCAAACAAGTCCCTCCCACTATCAGGGAGATATAAGAAAAAAGGATATCATAGTTTCGGCAGCCGGCCCCTTCGCCAATCTTTTTGTAGCAGTTGTCTTTGCTGCAATGATTTGGTTATTTAACATGATGGTCATAGAAGATGCTTTAAACTCCTTGAATACAAGCATATTATATATAATTTTGTACAGGATAGTATGGATAAACTGTATACTGTTTATCTTTAATCTGATACCCATACCGCCTTTAGACGGGTTTCATATTTTATCCAATCTGCTCCCCTATCATGTTTTCAGGTTTGTTTACACGGCAGAAAAGTACGGATATATTATACTCATGATATTTATACTTTCGCCCTTTTCTGACTTGATAATAGGCAATGGAGCATCGGCAATATATGGAGCAATAATGTCATTGCTTAAGCTGACCTAA
- a CDS encoding MBL fold metallo-hydrolase produces the protein MWFCSLFSGSSGNCLYIGSDRTHILIDAGLSGKKIVKSLGEIGVSPKDIQALLITHEHVDHTKGAGVLSRMFNIPIYANTNTWKEMGGIIGKVKEENMRVIDSEGEFEIGDINVKSYKTPHDAVDPVGYSFFKDGKKVSIATDIGHMSTNVFNNIKNSDLLLLESNHDTEMLKFGPYPYILKRRILSDIGHLSNDDAGESILKLMGNKFMTIILGHLSQQNNYPELALKTVLSVLEDNKVNADRDLKIDIAHRDTVGTFFEI, from the coding sequence ATGTGGTTTTGTTCACTATTCAGCGGCAGCAGCGGAAACTGTCTGTACATAGGTTCCGATAGGACCCACATTTTAATAGATGCAGGCCTTAGCGGAAAGAAAATAGTCAAATCTTTAGGGGAGATAGGGGTATCTCCAAAAGATATACAAGCCTTGCTTATAACCCACGAGCATGTGGACCATACTAAGGGAGCAGGCGTATTGTCAAGAATGTTTAATATACCAATTTATGCTAATACTAATACATGGAAGGAAATGGGCGGTATTATCGGTAAAGTAAAGGAAGAGAACATGAGGGTTATAGATTCGGAAGGGGAATTTGAAATAGGGGATATAAACGTTAAATCCTATAAAACACCTCATGATGCCGTGGATCCCGTTGGATACAGCTTTTTTAAAGATGGAAAAAAGGTAAGCATAGCAACGGATATAGGACATATGAGTACAAACGTATTTAACAACATAAAGAATTCCGACCTTTTGTTGCTGGAATCCAACCATGATACGGAGATGTTGAAATTCGGACCCTACCCTTATATATTAAAGAGACGAATATTAAGTGATATAGGGCATTTATCAAATGATGATGCGGGAGAGTCCATATTAAAGCTTATGGGAAATAAATTCATGACCATAATCTTAGGCCATTTAAGCCAGCAGAATAATTATCCCGAGCTTGCATTAAAGACTGTGCTTTCGGTATTGGAGGACAATAAAGTAAACGCAGACCGTGATTTGAAAATAGATATAGCACATAGAGATACTGTAGGCACGTTCTTTGAAATATAG
- the mgtE gene encoding magnesium transporter produces the protein MPFEIAEDELIEILLKSSREEIALLLEDVHPEDLLDVIRQYGGDKSEILKKLPEEMLVNLVDQAEDEEKVELLNLLPEENKELVINEMSSDELVDLLGSVTPDEALDILDKIDDEEALEVKELLSYESDSAGGIMATEFISVKEAMTIGETLSYLQKEAPDAETAYYIYVVDEEEHLKGVVSLRDIVINRFDVKVSEIMHENIIRVPVTMDQEEAGHLFEKYGFMTMPVVDENDVMLGIITVDDIMEVLRDENTEDIYRLAGLQEGEIVTGSVSESVKKRLPWLFVNLCTALLAAYTVSLFEGTINKVVTLAAFMPIVAGMGGNTGTQTLTLIVRGIALGELTYENSVRVLIKEIMVGISMGVSVGIAASLLGYFWEGNAVFGLVIGCAMLLNMTVATFAGFMVPMALKKLNIDPALASSVFVTTATDVLGFFFFLGLATACISYLI, from the coding sequence ATGCCATTTGAAATTGCTGAAGATGAACTAATTGAAATTTTACTTAAATCCTCAAGGGAAGAAATCGCTTTATTATTAGAAGACGTCCATCCTGAAGATTTGCTGGATGTCATAAGGCAATATGGTGGTGATAAATCCGAAATTTTAAAGAAGCTTCCTGAAGAAATGCTGGTAAACCTGGTAGACCAGGCGGAGGATGAGGAAAAGGTTGAGCTTTTAAACCTTCTTCCTGAGGAAAATAAGGAACTGGTTATAAATGAAATGTCCTCTGACGAATTGGTAGACCTGCTTGGTTCGGTGACTCCCGACGAGGCTCTGGATATATTGGATAAGATAGATGATGAAGAAGCATTGGAGGTTAAGGAACTTTTAAGCTATGAATCGGATTCCGCCGGCGGTATAATGGCTACGGAGTTTATATCCGTAAAGGAGGCCATGACAATAGGCGAGACTTTGAGCTATCTACAAAAAGAAGCCCCCGATGCTGAGACGGCTTATTATATATATGTAGTTGATGAGGAGGAGCATTTAAAAGGTGTTGTGTCCTTAAGGGATATAGTAATAAACAGGTTTGACGTAAAAGTTTCCGAGATTATGCATGAGAATATCATAAGAGTGCCTGTCACAATGGACCAGGAGGAGGCAGGCCATCTCTTTGAAAAGTATGGTTTTATGACTATGCCTGTCGTGGATGAAAATGATGTGATGCTTGGAATAATCACTGTAGACGATATCATGGAGGTATTGAGGGATGAGAATACCGAGGATATTTACCGCCTGGCAGGTCTTCAGGAAGGCGAGATAGTTACCGGTTCTGTTTCTGAATCGGTAAAAAAGAGGCTGCCCTGGCTTTTTGTCAATCTTTGTACTGCCCTTTTGGCGGCATACACAGTCAGTTTATTTGAAGGAACCATAAATAAAGTAGTTACTTTAGCTGCATTCATGCCCATTGTGGCAGGAATGGGGGGCAACACGGGAACCCAGACTCTCACATTGATTGTAAGGGGAATTGCACTGGGAGAGTTGACCTATGAAAATTCAGTACGGGTGCTCATAAAAGAAATTATGGTAGGTATAAGCATGGGTGTTTCCGTAGGCATAGCTGCCTCCCTTTTAGGCTATTTCTGGGAGGGCAATGCCGTGTTTGGCCTGGTAATCGGATGTGCCATGCTTCTTAACATGACAGTAGCCACCTTTGCCGGTTTCATGGTGCCCATGGCATTGAAAAAACTGAACATAGACCCGGCATTGGCATCGTCAGTATTCGTCACCACCGCCACCGACGTTCTAGGCTTTTTCTTCTTCTTAGGCTTAGCCACAGCATGTATATCCTATCTGATATAA
- the rlmH gene encoding 23S rRNA (pseudouridine(1915)-N(3))-methyltransferase RlmH — protein MNITIITVGKLKEKYLKDGINEYSKRLSRFCRLDIIEINDEKAPDNLSQREALLVKSKEGDAIDKYLKDNTYKIALYIEGKMLSSEEFAKTIEDLRIKGTSSIAFIIGGSLGLSEGIISKCDMKLSFSKMTFPHQLMRLILLEQIYRGFKIISGETYHK, from the coding sequence TTGAACATCACTATAATTACTGTAGGAAAATTAAAGGAAAAATATTTAAAAGACGGCATAAACGAGTATTCAAAAAGGCTGTCAAGGTTTTGCAGGCTTGATATAATAGAGATAAATGATGAAAAAGCTCCCGATAATTTAAGCCAGAGGGAAGCTTTGCTGGTAAAAAGTAAAGAGGGAGACGCAATAGACAAATATTTAAAGGACAATACATATAAAATTGCTCTTTACATAGAAGGAAAGATGCTGTCGTCGGAGGAATTTGCAAAAACAATTGAAGATCTGAGAATTAAGGGCACAAGCAGCATAGCATTTATTATCGGAGGCTCTCTTGGGCTGTCGGAGGGCATAATAAGTAAATGCGACATGAAGCTGTCCTTTTCCAAAATGACCTTTCCTCATCAATTAATGAGACTTATTTTGTTAGAGCAGATATACAGAGGCTTTAAAATTATTTCCGGGGAAACCTATCATAAATAA
- a CDS encoding GerMN domain-containing protein: MRKFSNVIVITLCIAMVFLLSSCSMFKKNTEKKEMQIKNAYLPSESNVDVVEFELYFGSPDLKSTKAETRSVKRDELLGAVLLNEFIKGPAIKSSLKPLLPEDTKVLSFSIRDGVGYINFSGDILNKIDVTEEQEKSIVEGIVKTMCQLSEIKKVQLMFDNEKKDTLSGSVDISGPLSPSNFK; the protein is encoded by the coding sequence ATGAGAAAATTCAGCAATGTAATTGTCATTACATTATGCATTGCAATGGTTTTTTTATTAAGCAGTTGTTCTATGTTTAAAAAAAATACCGAAAAGAAGGAAATGCAGATTAAAAATGCATATCTTCCCAGTGAAAGCAACGTCGATGTGGTGGAGTTTGAGCTTTATTTTGGCAGCCCGGATTTAAAATCCACAAAGGCAGAGACCAGATCGGTTAAAAGAGACGAGCTATTAGGAGCCGTTCTCTTAAATGAATTCATAAAGGGACCGGCTATAAAGAGCTCCCTCAAGCCTCTTTTGCCGGAGGATACAAAGGTTTTAAGCTTCAGCATAAGAGACGGCGTAGGGTATATAAACTTCAGCGGAGATATATTAAATAAGATTGATGTTACAGAAGAGCAGGAGAAAAGCATTGTGGAGGGCATTGTCAAAACTATGTGCCAGCTGTCGGAGATTAAAAAGGTTCAGCTGATGTTTGACAATGAAAAGAAGGATACCTTATCGGGCAGTGTGGATATATCTGGGCCTTTGTCACCCAGCAACTTTAAATGA
- the nifJ gene encoding pyruvate:ferredoxin (flavodoxin) oxidoreductase, producing MAKVMKSMDGNGAASHVAYAFTDVAAIYPITPSSNMAENVDDWSAHGKKNVFGQTVKVVEMQSEAGAAGAVHGSLSAGALTTTFTASQGLLLMIPNMYKIAGELLPGVFHVSARAVAGHALSIFGDHSDVMACRQTGFALLASGSVQEVIDIGGIAHLAAIKAKVPFLHFFDGFRTSHEIQKIETMDYEDLKRLIDYDALNDFRSRSINPEHPVVKGTAQNPDIFFQAKEASNKFYDAIPDIVENYMREIQKITGREYHPFNYYGDPDAENIIVAMGSVCDTIEEVIDYLMAKGEKVGVLKVHLYRPFSAKYFFNVLPKSVKKIAVLDRCKEPGSLGEPLYEDVRTLFFDHDVKPVIVGGRYGLGSKDTTPAQVISIFENLKEKAPKNRFTVGIVDDVTNLSLPVGDNINTTPAGTIQCKFWGLGSDGTVGANKSAIKIIGDNTDMYAQAYFAYDSKKSGGVTISHLRFGSKEIKSPYLINQADFIACHNQSYVYNYNVLEGLKKGGIFLLNTIWTPEELEEKLPSYMKKFIAQNDINFYTLNAVKIASEVGLGGRINMIMQSAFFKLANVIPVDEALQHMKNDVVKMYGKKGDNVVKMNHQAIDLGVNALTKIDVPQSWVNSAAVDEAAAAKEIPAFIKDVVIPMNRQEGDKLPVSAFVGREDGHFPMGTSAYEKRGIAVDVPCWDKDNCIQCNQCSYVCPHAAIRPFLLDADEASRAPKDFETIEAKGLKEKGLQFRIQVSPLDCAGCGSCANVCPAKQKALVLKPLEEQAEVQGSNWDFAMTVKAKEKVAEVGTVKGSQFVKPLLEFSGACAGCGETPYAKLVTQLFGDRMMIANATGCSSIWGASAPSTPYTVNAEGKGPAWANSLFEDNAEYGYGMFLGVKQMRERLADLAKEALNLNVSDELKAALNEWLSGVNNGLESKAATKKLLPLLEKYKDLNVIKEIMDKKDYLVKKSQWIFGGDGWAYDIGYGGLDHVLASGENVNILVFDTEVYSNTGGQSSKSTPTAAIAKFAASGKKVKKKDLGAIAMTYGYVYVAQVAMGANMNQTIKALAEAEAYDGPSIVIAYAPCINHGLKVGMGKSIEEEKKAVESGYWHLYRYNPNLTEEGKNPFSFDSKEPTASFRDFLMGEVRYSSLLKEFPDAAEALFAKAEKDAKDRYEYYKKLI from the coding sequence ATGGCAAAAGTCATGAAGTCAATGGACGGTAATGGGGCAGCTTCTCACGTAGCATATGCATTTACTGATGTAGCTGCTATATATCCTATAACCCCGTCTTCAAACATGGCTGAAAATGTGGATGATTGGTCAGCTCATGGAAAGAAAAATGTATTCGGTCAGACTGTAAAGGTTGTTGAGATGCAGTCCGAGGCAGGAGCGGCAGGAGCTGTTCACGGTTCATTATCGGCGGGCGCATTAACTACGACATTTACGGCATCACAAGGTCTTTTATTAATGATACCCAATATGTATAAAATAGCAGGCGAGCTGCTTCCCGGGGTATTTCACGTAAGTGCCCGTGCCGTCGCTGGACATGCCTTGTCCATCTTTGGTGACCACTCAGACGTTATGGCATGCAGACAGACAGGTTTTGCACTTCTTGCGTCCGGCAGTGTGCAGGAAGTTATAGATATAGGCGGTATAGCTCATCTTGCAGCTATTAAGGCAAAGGTTCCATTTTTGCATTTTTTTGACGGATTCAGGACTTCCCATGAAATACAAAAAATCGAGACCATGGATTATGAAGACTTAAAAAGGCTCATTGATTATGATGCATTGAATGATTTCAGGAGCAGATCAATAAACCCTGAGCATCCCGTGGTAAAAGGAACAGCACAAAATCCTGATATATTCTTCCAAGCAAAGGAAGCCTCAAATAAATTCTATGACGCAATACCCGACATAGTTGAAAACTATATGAGAGAAATTCAAAAGATCACAGGAAGGGAATATCATCCCTTCAATTATTACGGAGATCCAGATGCTGAAAACATCATAGTTGCCATGGGTTCGGTATGCGATACAATTGAAGAGGTCATAGATTATTTAATGGCAAAGGGAGAAAAGGTGGGAGTATTAAAAGTACATCTATACAGGCCTTTCTCAGCTAAGTATTTCTTCAATGTCCTTCCAAAGTCGGTAAAGAAAATAGCTGTTTTGGACAGATGCAAAGAGCCCGGCTCATTAGGCGAACCCTTATATGAAGATGTCCGCACATTATTCTTTGACCACGATGTAAAACCCGTTATTGTAGGCGGACGCTACGGCTTAGGTTCAAAGGATACAACTCCTGCCCAGGTAATTTCTATATTTGAAAATTTAAAAGAAAAAGCTCCTAAAAACAGATTCACTGTAGGCATAGTTGATGACGTTACCAACCTCTCATTACCTGTAGGTGATAATATAAATACAACTCCGGCAGGCACAATACAGTGCAAATTCTGGGGACTTGGCTCCGACGGCACTGTCGGCGCAAACAAAAGCGCCATAAAAATAATAGGCGACAATACCGACATGTATGCACAGGCATATTTTGCCTATGATTCAAAAAAATCCGGCGGTGTCACCATATCCCACTTAAGATTCGGAAGTAAGGAAATCAAATCTCCTTATCTTATTAATCAGGCGGATTTCATAGCCTGCCATAACCAGTCTTACGTGTATAACTATAATGTTTTGGAAGGCCTTAAAAAAGGCGGCATATTCCTCTTAAATACAATCTGGACACCCGAGGAATTAGAGGAAAAGCTTCCTTCATACATGAAAAAATTCATAGCTCAAAATGATATAAACTTCTATACGCTTAATGCTGTAAAAATTGCTTCAGAAGTAGGTCTTGGCGGAAGGATAAACATGATAATGCAATCTGCCTTCTTTAAGCTTGCCAATGTTATACCTGTTGATGAAGCGCTGCAGCATATGAAAAACGACGTTGTAAAAATGTACGGCAAAAAAGGTGACAATGTAGTTAAAATGAACCATCAAGCCATTGATCTTGGCGTTAATGCACTTACTAAAATAGATGTACCTCAATCTTGGGTAAATAGCGCTGCAGTTGACGAAGCAGCTGCAGCAAAAGAAATTCCAGCATTTATTAAAGACGTAGTTATTCCAATGAACAGACAGGAAGGCGACAAACTGCCTGTAAGCGCTTTTGTCGGAAGAGAAGACGGGCATTTCCCAATGGGAACATCAGCCTATGAAAAACGCGGTATTGCAGTGGATGTCCCCTGCTGGGATAAGGATAACTGCATACAGTGCAACCAGTGCTCCTATGTATGTCCTCATGCAGCCATAAGGCCTTTCCTTTTAGATGCTGATGAAGCTTCAAGGGCACCAAAGGACTTTGAAACCATCGAAGCTAAGGGATTAAAGGAGAAGGGACTGCAGTTCAGAATTCAGGTAAGTCCCCTTGATTGCGCCGGCTGCGGAAGTTGTGCCAATGTATGTCCTGCAAAGCAAAAAGCCCTTGTCTTAAAGCCCCTTGAAGAACAGGCGGAGGTTCAGGGCAGCAATTGGGATTTTGCAATGACTGTTAAGGCAAAGGAAAAAGTGGCCGAGGTTGGAACCGTTAAAGGAAGCCAGTTTGTAAAGCCGCTGTTGGAATTCTCAGGTGCTTGTGCCGGTTGCGGTGAGACTCCCTATGCCAAGCTTGTAACCCAGTTATTCGGAGACAGGATGATGATAGCAAACGCTACAGGCTGTTCCTCCATATGGGGAGCCAGCGCACCTTCAACTCCTTATACCGTAAATGCAGAAGGCAAAGGCCCGGCCTGGGCGAACTCATTGTTTGAAGACAATGCCGAATACGGATACGGAATGTTCTTAGGCGTCAAGCAGATGAGAGAAAGGCTCGCTGACCTTGCAAAAGAAGCCTTAAACCTTAATGTATCCGATGAATTAAAGGCTGCATTAAACGAATGGCTGTCAGGGGTGAACAATGGATTGGAATCAAAGGCAGCGACAAAAAAACTGCTTCCGTTGCTTGAAAAATATAAAGATTTAAACGTTATAAAAGAGATAATGGATAAGAAAGATTATTTAGTAAAGAAATCCCAGTGGATATTCGGCGGAGACGGCTGGGCATACGATATCGGCTACGGTGGATTGGACCATGTATTAGCTTCCGGTGAAAATGTCAATATACTTGTATTTGATACCGAAGTCTATTCAAATACCGGCGGACAGTCATCAAAATCCACACCTACAGCTGCCATTGCTAAATTCGCAGCTTCGGGCAAAAAGGTCAAGAAGAAGGATTTAGGCGCCATTGCCATGACATATGGGTACGTATATGTTGCACAGGTTGCAATGGGTGCAAACATGAACCAGACCATAAAGGCATTGGCCGAAGCCGAAGCCTATGACGGCCCTTCAATTGTAATTGCCTATGCTCCATGTATCAACCACGGATTAAAGGTAGGTATGGGCAAGAGCATAGAAGAAGAAAAGAAAGCTGTTGAATCGGGATACTGGCATCTTTACAGATATAATCCCAATTTGACCGAAGAGGGCAAAAACCCCTTCAGCTTTGATAGCAAAGAACCAACAGCATCTTTCAGAGACTTCCTTATGGGTGAAGTTCGTTATTCATCCCTTCTTAAGGAATTCCCCGATGCAGCCGAAGCTTTATTTGCAAAGGCTGAAAAGGATGCAAAAGACAGATACGAATATTATAAGAAGTTAATCTAA
- the galU gene encoding UTP--glucose-1-phosphate uridylyltransferase GalU, with protein sequence MKVKKAVIPAAGLGTRFLPATKAQPKEMLPIVDKPTIQYIIEEAVASGVEEILIITGRNKRAIEDHFDKSIELEMELKTKKKDDLLGLVEKISNMANIYYIRQKEPRGLGHAVLCAKNFVGNEPFAVMLGDDVVDSEVPCLKQMINIYNEYKTTVLGVQEVKREDVNKYGIVAPRPIEERVYKVKDLVEKPEVEDAPSNIAILGRYIITPQIFDILENTKPGAGGEIQLTDALKELLKNEAMYAYNFSGRRYDVGDKLGFLQATVEFALKREDLKEDFIKYLNNLRHIKEEI encoded by the coding sequence ATGAAAGTTAAAAAAGCGGTCATACCTGCAGCAGGATTAGGCACAAGATTTCTTCCGGCGACAAAAGCACAGCCCAAGGAAATGCTTCCTATAGTTGATAAACCCACAATACAGTACATAATTGAAGAAGCGGTAGCTTCCGGAGTTGAGGAAATACTCATTATAACCGGAAGAAATAAAAGGGCTATAGAAGACCATTTTGACAAGTCCATTGAGCTTGAAATGGAGCTAAAAACCAAGAAAAAGGATGATTTATTAGGGCTTGTTGAGAAGATATCCAACATGGCAAATATATATTATATAAGGCAAAAAGAGCCAAGGGGGTTAGGACATGCAGTTTTGTGCGCCAAAAATTTCGTTGGCAACGAACCCTTCGCAGTCATGCTGGGAGATGACGTTGTAGACTCCGAAGTGCCTTGTTTAAAACAGATGATTAACATATATAATGAATATAAGACTACAGTTTTGGGAGTCCAAGAAGTAAAAAGAGAAGATGTGAATAAATACGGAATAGTTGCACCCAGGCCCATCGAAGAAAGGGTTTATAAGGTAAAGGATTTGGTGGAAAAGCCAGAGGTTGAGGATGCTCCTTCAAACATTGCAATACTCGGAAGATACATAATAACGCCTCAGATATTCGATATACTGGAAAACACAAAGCCTGGGGCAGGAGGAGAAATACAGCTTACGGATGCATTGAAGGAGCTTTTAAAAAATGAAGCAATGTATGCATATAATTTCTCCGGCCGTAGATACGATGTAGGAGATAAATTGGGATTTTTGCAGGCTACCGTTGAATTTGCCTTAAAAAGGGAAGATTTGAAGGAAGACTTTATAAAATATCTCAATAACCTGAGACATATAAAAGAAGAAATTTAA
- a CDS encoding fumarate hydratase: MKEIHIDTITSEVEKLCIDACCNIGDDVYNSLKKAMDMEESPSGLGILHQLIENIEISRRDVTPICQDTGMAVFFLELGQDIHITSGYLYDAINEGVRRGYTKGYLRKSVVLSGIDRINTMDNTPAIIHTSIVPGDKLKITFAPKGFGSENMSAIKMLKPSDGIKGIKDFVFETVNNAGSNPCPPIILGIGLGGTFEKCALLSKQALLRNLDEENPDPNLALLEKEILNEVNNLGIGPQGLGGRVTCLGVSILSYPTHIAGMPVAVNIQCHASRHKEIIL; this comes from the coding sequence ATGAAGGAAATACATATAGATACCATAACAAGTGAAGTTGAAAAGCTATGCATAGATGCCTGCTGCAATATAGGTGATGACGTATATAATTCTTTGAAAAAAGCCATGGATATGGAAGAATCCCCTTCAGGATTGGGAATTTTGCACCAGCTCATTGAAAATATAGAAATTTCAAGAAGAGATGTCACTCCCATTTGCCAGGATACCGGCATGGCAGTATTTTTTTTGGAATTGGGACAGGATATACACATTACCAGCGGCTATCTTTATGATGCGATAAATGAAGGCGTAAGAAGGGGCTATACCAAGGGTTATTTGAGAAAATCCGTAGTCTTATCCGGCATAGACAGAATAAATACCATGGACAACACCCCCGCTATCATACATACTTCTATTGTCCCCGGGGATAAGCTTAAAATTACCTTTGCCCCGAAGGGCTTTGGAAGCGAAAATATGAGTGCAATTAAAATGTTAAAGCCCTCGGACGGAATCAAAGGTATTAAAGATTTTGTCTTTGAAACTGTAAATAATGCAGGCTCCAATCCATGTCCGCCCATAATTCTTGGTATAGGATTGGGAGGTACTTTTGAAAAATGTGCGTTGCTCTCAAAGCAAGCCCTTTTGAGGAATTTGGATGAAGAAAATCCCGATCCCAATCTAGCTTTATTGGAAAAGGAAATATTGAATGAGGTAAACAATTTAGGAATAGGGCCTCAGGGCCTTGGCGGCAGAGTTACCTGCCTTGGTGTAAGTATATTGTCCTACCCCACTCATATTGCCGGAATGCCGGTGGCAGTCAATATACAATGCCATGCCTCAAGGCACAAAGAAATAATATTATAG